The Megalobrama amblycephala isolate DHTTF-2021 linkage group LG1, ASM1881202v1, whole genome shotgun sequence genome segment GCAGTGTGAATCTTCTTGTGTTGCATAAGGCTTCGTTCCTGTATAAAGCTTTTGCCGCACCGagtgcaggtgtaaggcttttttCTAGTGTGAGTGCTCATGTGGGCTGTAAGGCctcctttttgactgaaactctttccacactgttggcaggtgaaaggtttctctccagtgtgaattctcatgtggatttcAAGCGTTCCTTTGTCTCTGAAacactttccacactgttggcagccAAATTGGCTCTCTGTTTTggctccagtgtgaattctcacgTGGACTATAAGGTTTGCTTTTTGACGGAAACTCTGCCCACATTGTTGGCAgatgtaaggcttttctccagtatgaattctcatgtggacttcaaggtttcctttttgactgaaactctttccacactgttggcaggtgtaagccTTCTCTCGattgtgaattctcatgtgaactGAAAGGTTTCCTTTTACAGtaaaactctgtccacactgttggcaggcgtaaggcttttctccagtatgaattctcatgtggacttcaaGGTTTCCTAtatgtctgaaactctttccacattgtttgcaggtgtaaggcttttctccagtatgaattctcatgtggacttctAGGCTTCCtttatgtgtgaaactctttccacactgttggcaggtgaaacaACTTTTAGTTCCTGTCTTTTGAGC includes the following:
- the LOC125263429 gene encoding gastrula zinc finger protein XlCGF8.2DB-like — protein: MTLKAASHDFLTGERSTQAKRTLSQNSAQKTGTKSCFTCQQCGKSFTHKGSLEVHMRIHTGEKPYTCKQCGKSFRHIGNLEVHMRIHTGEKPYACQQCGQSFTVKGNLSVHMRIHNREKAYTCQQCGKSFSQKGNLEVHMRIHTGEKPYICQQCGQSFRQKANLIVHVRIHTGAKTESQFGCQQCGKCFRDKGTLEIHMRIHTGEKPFTCQQCGKSFSQKGGLTAHMSTHTRKKPYTCTRCGKSFIQERSLMQHKKIHTAEKPFTCGQCGKSFGYKEISNSFGAVTRIELLT